In the genome of Mugil cephalus isolate CIBA_MC_2020 chromosome 21, CIBA_Mcephalus_1.1, whole genome shotgun sequence, one region contains:
- the ppp1r13bb gene encoding protein phosphatase 1, regulatory subunit 13Bb isoform X1, with translation MMKRFVTIVLRGLVSLSKENPIWVKEHYRPPKKEIKRKRRAAKRAKSMGRRNLVRAMILTVYLSDGEQTVTEVPITPETTCRDVVEFCKEPGESGCHLAEVWRGNERAIPFEHMMYEHLQKWGPRKQEVKFFLRHEDSPTEGSDQGSQQCQDQTSRRSGNAGEKHNENGVGNQRVELTLSELQEMATRQQQQIEAQQQMLVAKEQRLRYLKQQERRQQQTVSESEKLQRLKDRVESQEAKLKKIRAMRGQVDYSKVINGNLSAEIEQVSGLFHEKQAELQSAVLRVEQLSLQLEDLRRGKLNGIQTALGGQVTGAAALELRKLYQELQIRNKLNQEQNSKLQQQKELLNKRNMEVTLMDKRISELRERLYKKKAEARQKENLPLNRANGPPSPQPAPGTLGRVAAVGPYIQVPVPGRQEGGYNMPPDPLKPQTLGVNNQANHGRTKSDGVRKPPGPWKVSDLDIVVDPVAPSLPESHPGPGASTGSDSTSPNDTGWPTVGKPNTTLKPPERRDSGTDTQGKSPTSGSPIAPNAEKVLDSKMTVSSPAINKPQPPPYGSHLITANSASSLERRKDAPPPPPRPLPNPPAPAWPRVPPATGSSSQQIQQRISVPPSPTFQPNAPLFPPGLSERLDPPPAVAVRPFIPDRGSRPQSPRKGPPTMNSSSIYHMYLQQAAPKSQPLKPALKAVYGKPVLPSSSTPPSPLPFVQGGGAFPLFQAQPSGEDALDGEFVDHESFQHLEPSAPPPSVENIPRPLSPTKLTPMVHSPLRYQSDADLEVLRKKLANAPRPLKKRSSITEPEGPSGPNIQKLLYQRFNTLAGGIEGNGVSGSGGGNGAGNGTPFYQPANPPGYPGGDSLADTDNGNLLSETPLAPPPGEEEQGSEAPPATTDANDNDPLPSPPEGLVDPAEEEGAEDDNNNNVGGSEVSLPSPVLEVTTPEESDTAASQALEKRTNLKKPNSERTGHGFRVKFNPLALLLDASLEGEFDLVQRIIYEVENPSTPNDEGITPLHNAVCAGHHHIVKFLLDFGVNVNAADSDGWTPLHCAASCNSVHLCKLLVESGAAIFASTISDVETAADKCEEMEEGYIQCSQFLYGVQEKLGVMNKGTVYALWDYDSQNQDELSFREGDAITVVRRQDDSETEWWWARLEDNEGYVPRNLLGLYPRIKPRQRSLA, from the exons ATGATATTAACGGTGTACCTCAGTGATGGGGAGCAAACCGTGACTGAGGTGCCCATCACTCCAGAAACAACGTGCCGCGACGTCGTGGAGTTCTGCAAGGAGCCCGGGGAGAGCGGGTGCCACCTGGCTGAGGTCTGGAGAGGCAACG AGCGAGCGATCCCCTTTGAGCACATGATGTACGAGCACCTGCAGAAATGGGGGCCGAGGAAGCAAGAAGTCAAGTTCTTTCTAAGGCACGAAGATTCACCGACGGAAGGCAGCGATCAAG GGAGTCAGCAGTGTCAGGATCAGACGAGTCGCAGGAGTGGAAACGCTGGAGAGAAGCACAATGAGAACGGG GTTGGGAACCAGCGTGTGGAACTCACTctgtcagagctgcaggagATGGCCACGCGGCAACAGCAACAAATCGAGGCTCAGCAGCAGATGCTTGTTGCAAAG GAGCAACGTTTGCGTTACCTGAAGCAGCAGGAGCGGCGTCAGCAGCAAACGGTCTCGGAGAGCGAAAAGCTGCAGAGGCTGAAGGATCGTGTCGAGAGCCAGGAGGCAAAGCTCAAGAAGATTCGGGCAATGAGAGGCCAGGTGGACTACAGCAAGGTCATCAATGGCAACCTGT CGGCAGAGATTGAGCAAGTCAGTGGCCTGTTCCACGAGAAGCAGGCTGAGTTACAGTCCGCGGTGCTGAGGGTGGAGCAGCTTAGCCTGCAGCTAGAGGACCTGCGCAGAGGAAAGCTCAATGGCATACAGACTGCACTGGGAGGCCAAGTAACCGGTGCTGCAGCCCTAGAGCTACGTAAACTGTACCAGGAGCTTCAG ATTCGCAACAAGTTAAACCAGGAGCAAAACAGCAAGCTGCAGCAACAGAAGGAGCTTCTGAACAAGCGCAACATGGAAGTGACGCTCATGGACAAGCGCATCAGCGAGCTGCGGGAACGCCTCTACAAGAAAAAAGCTGAGGCACGTCAAAAAGAGAACCTTCCT CTAAATAGAGCAAACGGgcctccctcccctcagccAGCTCCTGGTACTTTGGGTCGCGTTGCCGCTGTTGGACCGTACATCCAAGTTCCTGTACCGGGGCGACAAGAAGGGGGCTACAACATGCCTCCTGATCCACTGAAGCCTCAGACACTGGGTGTTAACAACCAAGCCAACCATGGCCGCACCAAATCAG ACGGTGTGCGAAAGCCTCCCGGCCCTTGGAAAGTGTCTGATTTAGACATCGTTGTGGACCCGGTAGCCCCGTCCCTTCCAGAATCACACCCGGGCCCCGGAGCCTCCACTGGCTCTGACAGCACGTCCC CTAATGACACTGGGTGGCCTACTGTAGGGAAACCCAACACTACTCTAAAGCCTCCTGAGAGAAGAGACTCAGGGACTGATACCCAGGGCAAGAGCCCTACCTCAGGCTCCCCCATTGCTCCAAATGCAGAAAAG GTGCTAGACTCCAAAATGACTGTGTCCTCCCCTGCCATAAACAAGCCACAGCCGCCACCGTACGGATCTCACCTCATCACCGCAAACTCAGCCAGCTCCTTGGAGCGCCGCAAAGatgctccccctcctccccctcgccCGCTCCCAAACCCGCCAGCCCCCGCTTGGCCCCGCGTCCCTCCGGCCACAGGCTCGTCCTCGCAGCAGATCCAGCAGCGTATCTCAGTGCCACCGAGCCCCACCTTCCAGCCTAACGCACCGCTATTCCCTCCCGGCCTCAGCGAGCGGCTAGATCCTCCACCAGCCGTGGCAGTGCGCCCCTTCATCCCAGACCGAGGATCGCGGCCTCAGTCGCCTCGCAAGGGCCCACCCACGATGAACTCCAGCTCCATTTATCACATGTACCTTCAGCAGGCGGCACCAAAGAGCCAGCCACTCAAGCCTGCTCTCAAAGCAG TGTACGGGAAGCCTGTTCTCCCCTCCAGCTCGACACCCCCTTCGCCGCTACCTTTTGTCCAGGGAGGAGGAGCCTTCCCCTTGTTCCAAGCTCAACCCAGCGGTGAGGACGCTTTAGATGGAGAATTCGTCGATCACGAGAGCTTCCAGCACCTGGAGCCGTCGGCTCCTCCTCCCAGTGTGGAGAACATCCCGCGACCGCTCAGCCCCACTAAGCTAACGCCCATGGTGCATTCCCCGCTGCGCTACCAAAGTGACGCCGACCTCGAAGTGCTCCGAAAAAAGCTCGCCAATGCACCAAGGCCGCTCAAGAAGCGCAGTTCCATCACAGAGCCGGAGGGCCCCAGCGGACCCAACATCCAGAAACTGCTCTACCAGAGGTTCAACACTTTAGCGGGAGGCATAGAGGGAAATGGGGTCAGTGGATCAGGAGGGGGTAACGGTGCTGGTAATGGAACGCCATTTTACCAACCGGCTAATCCTCCTGGCTACCCGGGAGGTGACTCTCTGGCTGATACAGACAACGGTAATCTCCTGTCTGAGACTCCGCTAGCACCACCTCCAGGGGAAGAGGAGCAGGGCTCTGAGGCTCCTCCTGCCACCACCGACGCGAATGACAACGATCCACTGCCCTCGCCGCCGGAAGGACTCGTGGATCCCGCTGAGGAAGAGGGAGCAGaggacgacaacaacaacaacgtggGAGGCTCCGAGGTGTCGCTGCCCAGCCCCGTGCTGGAGGTCACCACTCCAGAAGAGAGCGATACAGCCGCCTCACAAGCTTTG GAGAAGCGCACAAACCTGAAGAAGCCCAACTCTGAGCGCACAGGTCACGGCTTCAGGGTGAAGTTTAACCCACTGGCCCTCCTGCTGGACGCCTCGTTGGAGGGAGAATTTGACCTGGTCCAGAGGATCATCTATGAG gtggaGAATCCCAGCACTCCAAATGATGAAGGCATCACCCCCCTGCACAACGCAGTGTGCGCGGGACATCACCACATAGTCAAGTTCCTGCTGGATTTCGGTGTGAACGTCAACGCTGCAGACAGCGACGGATG GACCCCTCTTCACTGCGCCGCATCCTGCAACAGCGTTCATCTCTGCAAATTGCTGGTTGAGTCGGGGGCCGCCATCTTTGCCAGCACCATCAGTGACGTGGAGACCGCTGCAGATAAAtgtgaggagatggaggagggataCATCCAGTGTTCCCAGTTTCTATACG GTGTCCAGGAGAAGCTCGGCGTAATGAACAAGGGGACGGTGTACGCTTTGTGGGATTACGATTCCCAGAATCAGGACGAGCTGTCATTCAGAGAGGGGGACGCCATCACCGTAGTGCGACGGCAGGATGACAGTGAAACGGAGTGGTGGTGGGCGCGGCTTGAGGACAATGAGGGCTACGTGCCCCGCAACCTGCTGGGG ctCTATCCTAGAATCAAACCTCGTCAGCGCTCCCTGGCGTAG
- the ppp1r13bb gene encoding protein phosphatase 1, regulatory subunit 13Bb isoform X4, translating into MMPMILTVYLSDGEQTVTEVPITPETTCRDVVEFCKEPGESGCHLAEVWRGNERAIPFEHMMYEHLQKWGPRKQEVKFFLRHEDSPTEGSDQGSQQCQDQTSRRSGNAGEKHNENGVGNQRVELTLSELQEMATRQQQQIEAQQQMLVAKEQRLRYLKQQERRQQQTVSESEKLQRLKDRVESQEAKLKKIRAMRGQVDYSKVINGNLSAEIEQVSGLFHEKQAELQSAVLRVEQLSLQLEDLRRGKLNGIQTALGGQVTGAAALELRKLYQELQIRNKLNQEQNSKLQQQKELLNKRNMEVTLMDKRISELRERLYKKKAEARQKENLPLNRANGPPSPQPAPGTLGRVAAVGPYIQVPVPGRQEGGYNMPPDPLKPQTLGVNNQANHGRTKSDGVRKPPGPWKVSDLDIVVDPVAPSLPESHPGPGASTGSDSTSPNDTGWPTVGKPNTTLKPPERRDSGTDTQGKSPTSGSPIAPNAEKVLDSKMTVSSPAINKPQPPPYGSHLITANSASSLERRKDAPPPPPRPLPNPPAPAWPRVPPATGSSSQQIQQRISVPPSPTFQPNAPLFPPGLSERLDPPPAVAVRPFIPDRGSRPQSPRKGPPTMNSSSIYHMYLQQAAPKSQPLKPALKAVYGKPVLPSSSTPPSPLPFVQGGGAFPLFQAQPSGEDALDGEFVDHESFQHLEPSAPPPSVENIPRPLSPTKLTPMVHSPLRYQSDADLEVLRKKLANAPRPLKKRSSITEPEGPSGPNIQKLLYQRFNTLAGGIEGNGVSGSGGGNGAGNGTPFYQPANPPGYPGGDSLADTDNGNLLSETPLAPPPGEEEQGSEAPPATTDANDNDPLPSPPEGLVDPAEEEGAEDDNNNNVGGSEVSLPSPVLEVTTPEESDTAASQALEKRTNLKKPNSERTGHGFRVKFNPLALLLDASLEGEFDLVQRIIYEVENPSTPNDEGITPLHNAVCAGHHHIVKFLLDFGVNVNAADSDGWTPLHCAASCNSVHLCKLLVESGAAIFASTISDVETAADKCEEMEEGYIQCSQFLYGVQEKLGVMNKGTVYALWDYDSQNQDELSFREGDAITVVRRQDDSETEWWWARLEDNEGYVPRNLLGLYPRIKPRQRSLA; encoded by the exons ATGATATTAACGGTGTACCTCAGTGATGGGGAGCAAACCGTGACTGAGGTGCCCATCACTCCAGAAACAACGTGCCGCGACGTCGTGGAGTTCTGCAAGGAGCCCGGGGAGAGCGGGTGCCACCTGGCTGAGGTCTGGAGAGGCAACG AGCGAGCGATCCCCTTTGAGCACATGATGTACGAGCACCTGCAGAAATGGGGGCCGAGGAAGCAAGAAGTCAAGTTCTTTCTAAGGCACGAAGATTCACCGACGGAAGGCAGCGATCAAG GGAGTCAGCAGTGTCAGGATCAGACGAGTCGCAGGAGTGGAAACGCTGGAGAGAAGCACAATGAGAACGGG GTTGGGAACCAGCGTGTGGAACTCACTctgtcagagctgcaggagATGGCCACGCGGCAACAGCAACAAATCGAGGCTCAGCAGCAGATGCTTGTTGCAAAG GAGCAACGTTTGCGTTACCTGAAGCAGCAGGAGCGGCGTCAGCAGCAAACGGTCTCGGAGAGCGAAAAGCTGCAGAGGCTGAAGGATCGTGTCGAGAGCCAGGAGGCAAAGCTCAAGAAGATTCGGGCAATGAGAGGCCAGGTGGACTACAGCAAGGTCATCAATGGCAACCTGT CGGCAGAGATTGAGCAAGTCAGTGGCCTGTTCCACGAGAAGCAGGCTGAGTTACAGTCCGCGGTGCTGAGGGTGGAGCAGCTTAGCCTGCAGCTAGAGGACCTGCGCAGAGGAAAGCTCAATGGCATACAGACTGCACTGGGAGGCCAAGTAACCGGTGCTGCAGCCCTAGAGCTACGTAAACTGTACCAGGAGCTTCAG ATTCGCAACAAGTTAAACCAGGAGCAAAACAGCAAGCTGCAGCAACAGAAGGAGCTTCTGAACAAGCGCAACATGGAAGTGACGCTCATGGACAAGCGCATCAGCGAGCTGCGGGAACGCCTCTACAAGAAAAAAGCTGAGGCACGTCAAAAAGAGAACCTTCCT CTAAATAGAGCAAACGGgcctccctcccctcagccAGCTCCTGGTACTTTGGGTCGCGTTGCCGCTGTTGGACCGTACATCCAAGTTCCTGTACCGGGGCGACAAGAAGGGGGCTACAACATGCCTCCTGATCCACTGAAGCCTCAGACACTGGGTGTTAACAACCAAGCCAACCATGGCCGCACCAAATCAG ACGGTGTGCGAAAGCCTCCCGGCCCTTGGAAAGTGTCTGATTTAGACATCGTTGTGGACCCGGTAGCCCCGTCCCTTCCAGAATCACACCCGGGCCCCGGAGCCTCCACTGGCTCTGACAGCACGTCCC CTAATGACACTGGGTGGCCTACTGTAGGGAAACCCAACACTACTCTAAAGCCTCCTGAGAGAAGAGACTCAGGGACTGATACCCAGGGCAAGAGCCCTACCTCAGGCTCCCCCATTGCTCCAAATGCAGAAAAG GTGCTAGACTCCAAAATGACTGTGTCCTCCCCTGCCATAAACAAGCCACAGCCGCCACCGTACGGATCTCACCTCATCACCGCAAACTCAGCCAGCTCCTTGGAGCGCCGCAAAGatgctccccctcctccccctcgccCGCTCCCAAACCCGCCAGCCCCCGCTTGGCCCCGCGTCCCTCCGGCCACAGGCTCGTCCTCGCAGCAGATCCAGCAGCGTATCTCAGTGCCACCGAGCCCCACCTTCCAGCCTAACGCACCGCTATTCCCTCCCGGCCTCAGCGAGCGGCTAGATCCTCCACCAGCCGTGGCAGTGCGCCCCTTCATCCCAGACCGAGGATCGCGGCCTCAGTCGCCTCGCAAGGGCCCACCCACGATGAACTCCAGCTCCATTTATCACATGTACCTTCAGCAGGCGGCACCAAAGAGCCAGCCACTCAAGCCTGCTCTCAAAGCAG TGTACGGGAAGCCTGTTCTCCCCTCCAGCTCGACACCCCCTTCGCCGCTACCTTTTGTCCAGGGAGGAGGAGCCTTCCCCTTGTTCCAAGCTCAACCCAGCGGTGAGGACGCTTTAGATGGAGAATTCGTCGATCACGAGAGCTTCCAGCACCTGGAGCCGTCGGCTCCTCCTCCCAGTGTGGAGAACATCCCGCGACCGCTCAGCCCCACTAAGCTAACGCCCATGGTGCATTCCCCGCTGCGCTACCAAAGTGACGCCGACCTCGAAGTGCTCCGAAAAAAGCTCGCCAATGCACCAAGGCCGCTCAAGAAGCGCAGTTCCATCACAGAGCCGGAGGGCCCCAGCGGACCCAACATCCAGAAACTGCTCTACCAGAGGTTCAACACTTTAGCGGGAGGCATAGAGGGAAATGGGGTCAGTGGATCAGGAGGGGGTAACGGTGCTGGTAATGGAACGCCATTTTACCAACCGGCTAATCCTCCTGGCTACCCGGGAGGTGACTCTCTGGCTGATACAGACAACGGTAATCTCCTGTCTGAGACTCCGCTAGCACCACCTCCAGGGGAAGAGGAGCAGGGCTCTGAGGCTCCTCCTGCCACCACCGACGCGAATGACAACGATCCACTGCCCTCGCCGCCGGAAGGACTCGTGGATCCCGCTGAGGAAGAGGGAGCAGaggacgacaacaacaacaacgtggGAGGCTCCGAGGTGTCGCTGCCCAGCCCCGTGCTGGAGGTCACCACTCCAGAAGAGAGCGATACAGCCGCCTCACAAGCTTTG GAGAAGCGCACAAACCTGAAGAAGCCCAACTCTGAGCGCACAGGTCACGGCTTCAGGGTGAAGTTTAACCCACTGGCCCTCCTGCTGGACGCCTCGTTGGAGGGAGAATTTGACCTGGTCCAGAGGATCATCTATGAG gtggaGAATCCCAGCACTCCAAATGATGAAGGCATCACCCCCCTGCACAACGCAGTGTGCGCGGGACATCACCACATAGTCAAGTTCCTGCTGGATTTCGGTGTGAACGTCAACGCTGCAGACAGCGACGGATG GACCCCTCTTCACTGCGCCGCATCCTGCAACAGCGTTCATCTCTGCAAATTGCTGGTTGAGTCGGGGGCCGCCATCTTTGCCAGCACCATCAGTGACGTGGAGACCGCTGCAGATAAAtgtgaggagatggaggagggataCATCCAGTGTTCCCAGTTTCTATACG GTGTCCAGGAGAAGCTCGGCGTAATGAACAAGGGGACGGTGTACGCTTTGTGGGATTACGATTCCCAGAATCAGGACGAGCTGTCATTCAGAGAGGGGGACGCCATCACCGTAGTGCGACGGCAGGATGACAGTGAAACGGAGTGGTGGTGGGCGCGGCTTGAGGACAATGAGGGCTACGTGCCCCGCAACCTGCTGGGG ctCTATCCTAGAATCAAACCTCGTCAGCGCTCCCTGGCGTAG
- the ppp1r13bb gene encoding protein phosphatase 1, regulatory subunit 13Bb isoform X2: MMKRFVTIVLRGLVSLSKENPIWVKEHYRPPKKEIKRKRRAAKRAKSMGRRNLVRAMILTVYLSDGEQTVTEVPITPETTCRDVVEFCKEPGESGCHLAEVWRGNERAIPFEHMMYEHLQKWGPRKQEVKFFLRHEDSPTEGSDQGSQQCQDQTSRRSGNAGEKHNENGVGNQRVELTLSELQEMATRQQQQIEAQQQMLVAKEQRLRYLKQQERRQQQTVSESEKLQRLKDRVESQEAKLKKIRAMRGQVDYSKVINGNLSAEIEQVSGLFHEKQAELQSAVLRVEQLSLQLEDLRRGKLNGIQTALGGQVTGAAALELRKLYQELQIRNKLNQEQNSKLQQQKELLNKRNMEVTLMDKRISELRERLYKKKAELNRANGPPSPQPAPGTLGRVAAVGPYIQVPVPGRQEGGYNMPPDPLKPQTLGVNNQANHGRTKSDGVRKPPGPWKVSDLDIVVDPVAPSLPESHPGPGASTGSDSTSPNDTGWPTVGKPNTTLKPPERRDSGTDTQGKSPTSGSPIAPNAEKVLDSKMTVSSPAINKPQPPPYGSHLITANSASSLERRKDAPPPPPRPLPNPPAPAWPRVPPATGSSSQQIQQRISVPPSPTFQPNAPLFPPGLSERLDPPPAVAVRPFIPDRGSRPQSPRKGPPTMNSSSIYHMYLQQAAPKSQPLKPALKAVYGKPVLPSSSTPPSPLPFVQGGGAFPLFQAQPSGEDALDGEFVDHESFQHLEPSAPPPSVENIPRPLSPTKLTPMVHSPLRYQSDADLEVLRKKLANAPRPLKKRSSITEPEGPSGPNIQKLLYQRFNTLAGGIEGNGVSGSGGGNGAGNGTPFYQPANPPGYPGGDSLADTDNGNLLSETPLAPPPGEEEQGSEAPPATTDANDNDPLPSPPEGLVDPAEEEGAEDDNNNNVGGSEVSLPSPVLEVTTPEESDTAASQALEKRTNLKKPNSERTGHGFRVKFNPLALLLDASLEGEFDLVQRIIYEVENPSTPNDEGITPLHNAVCAGHHHIVKFLLDFGVNVNAADSDGWTPLHCAASCNSVHLCKLLVESGAAIFASTISDVETAADKCEEMEEGYIQCSQFLYGVQEKLGVMNKGTVYALWDYDSQNQDELSFREGDAITVVRRQDDSETEWWWARLEDNEGYVPRNLLGLYPRIKPRQRSLA, encoded by the exons ATGATATTAACGGTGTACCTCAGTGATGGGGAGCAAACCGTGACTGAGGTGCCCATCACTCCAGAAACAACGTGCCGCGACGTCGTGGAGTTCTGCAAGGAGCCCGGGGAGAGCGGGTGCCACCTGGCTGAGGTCTGGAGAGGCAACG AGCGAGCGATCCCCTTTGAGCACATGATGTACGAGCACCTGCAGAAATGGGGGCCGAGGAAGCAAGAAGTCAAGTTCTTTCTAAGGCACGAAGATTCACCGACGGAAGGCAGCGATCAAG GGAGTCAGCAGTGTCAGGATCAGACGAGTCGCAGGAGTGGAAACGCTGGAGAGAAGCACAATGAGAACGGG GTTGGGAACCAGCGTGTGGAACTCACTctgtcagagctgcaggagATGGCCACGCGGCAACAGCAACAAATCGAGGCTCAGCAGCAGATGCTTGTTGCAAAG GAGCAACGTTTGCGTTACCTGAAGCAGCAGGAGCGGCGTCAGCAGCAAACGGTCTCGGAGAGCGAAAAGCTGCAGAGGCTGAAGGATCGTGTCGAGAGCCAGGAGGCAAAGCTCAAGAAGATTCGGGCAATGAGAGGCCAGGTGGACTACAGCAAGGTCATCAATGGCAACCTGT CGGCAGAGATTGAGCAAGTCAGTGGCCTGTTCCACGAGAAGCAGGCTGAGTTACAGTCCGCGGTGCTGAGGGTGGAGCAGCTTAGCCTGCAGCTAGAGGACCTGCGCAGAGGAAAGCTCAATGGCATACAGACTGCACTGGGAGGCCAAGTAACCGGTGCTGCAGCCCTAGAGCTACGTAAACTGTACCAGGAGCTTCAG ATTCGCAACAAGTTAAACCAGGAGCAAAACAGCAAGCTGCAGCAACAGAAGGAGCTTCTGAACAAGCGCAACATGGAAGTGACGCTCATGGACAAGCGCATCAGCGAGCTGCGGGAACGCCTCTACAAGAAAAAAGCTGAG CTAAATAGAGCAAACGGgcctccctcccctcagccAGCTCCTGGTACTTTGGGTCGCGTTGCCGCTGTTGGACCGTACATCCAAGTTCCTGTACCGGGGCGACAAGAAGGGGGCTACAACATGCCTCCTGATCCACTGAAGCCTCAGACACTGGGTGTTAACAACCAAGCCAACCATGGCCGCACCAAATCAG ACGGTGTGCGAAAGCCTCCCGGCCCTTGGAAAGTGTCTGATTTAGACATCGTTGTGGACCCGGTAGCCCCGTCCCTTCCAGAATCACACCCGGGCCCCGGAGCCTCCACTGGCTCTGACAGCACGTCCC CTAATGACACTGGGTGGCCTACTGTAGGGAAACCCAACACTACTCTAAAGCCTCCTGAGAGAAGAGACTCAGGGACTGATACCCAGGGCAAGAGCCCTACCTCAGGCTCCCCCATTGCTCCAAATGCAGAAAAG GTGCTAGACTCCAAAATGACTGTGTCCTCCCCTGCCATAAACAAGCCACAGCCGCCACCGTACGGATCTCACCTCATCACCGCAAACTCAGCCAGCTCCTTGGAGCGCCGCAAAGatgctccccctcctccccctcgccCGCTCCCAAACCCGCCAGCCCCCGCTTGGCCCCGCGTCCCTCCGGCCACAGGCTCGTCCTCGCAGCAGATCCAGCAGCGTATCTCAGTGCCACCGAGCCCCACCTTCCAGCCTAACGCACCGCTATTCCCTCCCGGCCTCAGCGAGCGGCTAGATCCTCCACCAGCCGTGGCAGTGCGCCCCTTCATCCCAGACCGAGGATCGCGGCCTCAGTCGCCTCGCAAGGGCCCACCCACGATGAACTCCAGCTCCATTTATCACATGTACCTTCAGCAGGCGGCACCAAAGAGCCAGCCACTCAAGCCTGCTCTCAAAGCAG TGTACGGGAAGCCTGTTCTCCCCTCCAGCTCGACACCCCCTTCGCCGCTACCTTTTGTCCAGGGAGGAGGAGCCTTCCCCTTGTTCCAAGCTCAACCCAGCGGTGAGGACGCTTTAGATGGAGAATTCGTCGATCACGAGAGCTTCCAGCACCTGGAGCCGTCGGCTCCTCCTCCCAGTGTGGAGAACATCCCGCGACCGCTCAGCCCCACTAAGCTAACGCCCATGGTGCATTCCCCGCTGCGCTACCAAAGTGACGCCGACCTCGAAGTGCTCCGAAAAAAGCTCGCCAATGCACCAAGGCCGCTCAAGAAGCGCAGTTCCATCACAGAGCCGGAGGGCCCCAGCGGACCCAACATCCAGAAACTGCTCTACCAGAGGTTCAACACTTTAGCGGGAGGCATAGAGGGAAATGGGGTCAGTGGATCAGGAGGGGGTAACGGTGCTGGTAATGGAACGCCATTTTACCAACCGGCTAATCCTCCTGGCTACCCGGGAGGTGACTCTCTGGCTGATACAGACAACGGTAATCTCCTGTCTGAGACTCCGCTAGCACCACCTCCAGGGGAAGAGGAGCAGGGCTCTGAGGCTCCTCCTGCCACCACCGACGCGAATGACAACGATCCACTGCCCTCGCCGCCGGAAGGACTCGTGGATCCCGCTGAGGAAGAGGGAGCAGaggacgacaacaacaacaacgtggGAGGCTCCGAGGTGTCGCTGCCCAGCCCCGTGCTGGAGGTCACCACTCCAGAAGAGAGCGATACAGCCGCCTCACAAGCTTTG GAGAAGCGCACAAACCTGAAGAAGCCCAACTCTGAGCGCACAGGTCACGGCTTCAGGGTGAAGTTTAACCCACTGGCCCTCCTGCTGGACGCCTCGTTGGAGGGAGAATTTGACCTGGTCCAGAGGATCATCTATGAG gtggaGAATCCCAGCACTCCAAATGATGAAGGCATCACCCCCCTGCACAACGCAGTGTGCGCGGGACATCACCACATAGTCAAGTTCCTGCTGGATTTCGGTGTGAACGTCAACGCTGCAGACAGCGACGGATG GACCCCTCTTCACTGCGCCGCATCCTGCAACAGCGTTCATCTCTGCAAATTGCTGGTTGAGTCGGGGGCCGCCATCTTTGCCAGCACCATCAGTGACGTGGAGACCGCTGCAGATAAAtgtgaggagatggaggagggataCATCCAGTGTTCCCAGTTTCTATACG GTGTCCAGGAGAAGCTCGGCGTAATGAACAAGGGGACGGTGTACGCTTTGTGGGATTACGATTCCCAGAATCAGGACGAGCTGTCATTCAGAGAGGGGGACGCCATCACCGTAGTGCGACGGCAGGATGACAGTGAAACGGAGTGGTGGTGGGCGCGGCTTGAGGACAATGAGGGCTACGTGCCCCGCAACCTGCTGGGG ctCTATCCTAGAATCAAACCTCGTCAGCGCTCCCTGGCGTAG